A window of the Yersinia rochesterensis genome harbors these coding sequences:
- the pgpA gene encoding phosphatidylglycerophosphatase A, whose amino-acid sequence MNEAKRRLRLSNPWHLLATGFGSGLSPWAPGTMGSIAAIPFWLLLIQLPWQLYSLAVMFSICIGVYICHRTAKDMQVHDHGSIVWDEFVGMWITLMALPVNDWQWVVAGFVVFRIFDIWKPWPIRWFDRNVHGGMGIMVDDIIAGVVAAAIIFVIGHYWPIDLFY is encoded by the coding sequence ATGAATGAAGCCAAACGTCGTCTGCGGTTATCTAATCCGTGGCACTTGTTGGCGACGGGTTTTGGCAGTGGTTTATCGCCGTGGGCTCCGGGTACCATGGGGTCTATTGCTGCGATTCCTTTCTGGCTGTTATTGATTCAGTTACCCTGGCAACTCTATTCTCTGGCGGTGATGTTTAGCATCTGTATTGGTGTTTATATCTGTCACCGCACCGCCAAAGATATGCAAGTTCATGACCATGGCAGTATCGTTTGGGATGAATTTGTCGGAATGTGGATTACCTTGATGGCACTGCCAGTCAATGATTGGCAATGGGTCGTCGCCGGGTTTGTGGTATTTCGTATTTTTGATATCTGGAAGCCGTGGCCGATTCGCTGGTTTGATCGCAACGTTCATGGCGGGATGGGCATCATGGTGGATGACATTATTGCCGGTGTGGTTGCAGCCGCGATTATTTTTGTCATCGGGCACTATTGGCCAATAGATTTATTTTATTAA
- the thiL gene encoding thiamine-phosphate kinase produces MACGEFDLITRYFDRFRSNRRDVELGIGDDCALLTVAEKQLLAISTDTLVSGIHFLPDIDPADLGYKSLAVNLSDLAAMGADPAWLSLALTLPNVNEDWLQSFSDSLFDQLNYYGMQLIGGDTTRGPLSLTLTIQGLVPEGRALKRAGARIGDWIYVTGTLGDSAAGLAILQNELLVDDEADRAALVHRHLRPQPRVLQGQALRDLASSAIDISDGLISDLQHILKASHCGARIELDALPYSDALKNQVDADQALRWALSGGEDYELCFTVPEINRGALKVALSHTGANYTCIGQIGPQAEGVKFFREGKAVEMNLRGFDHFSAGSPHGR; encoded by the coding sequence ATGGCATGTGGCGAATTTGACCTCATTACCCGCTATTTTGACCGGTTCAGAAGTAATCGCCGAGATGTAGAACTGGGTATTGGAGACGACTGCGCACTTCTTACAGTGGCAGAGAAACAGCTGTTGGCCATCAGTACCGATACATTGGTGTCGGGCATTCATTTCCTTCCTGATATTGATCCGGCCGATCTCGGATACAAATCTTTAGCGGTAAACCTTAGCGATTTAGCCGCTATGGGGGCCGATCCCGCCTGGTTATCTCTTGCTCTGACCCTACCTAATGTCAATGAAGATTGGCTGCAATCATTCAGTGATAGCTTGTTTGATCAGCTTAATTATTACGGTATGCAATTGATCGGCGGTGACACTACGCGTGGGCCGCTGAGCCTGACGTTGACCATCCAAGGTTTAGTCCCTGAAGGGCGAGCACTGAAACGCGCTGGCGCTCGGATTGGTGACTGGATTTATGTGACCGGTACATTAGGCGACAGTGCCGCTGGCTTGGCAATTTTACAAAATGAGTTGCTGGTTGATGATGAGGCAGACAGGGCGGCGCTAGTTCATCGCCATTTGCGGCCACAGCCTCGGGTCTTGCAGGGGCAGGCTTTGCGTGACCTTGCCAGCTCGGCTATTGATATCTCCGATGGTCTCATTTCTGATCTACAACATATTCTGAAAGCCAGTCATTGCGGCGCACGTATTGAGCTGGATGCTTTGCCGTATTCTGATGCACTAAAAAATCAGGTGGATGCTGATCAAGCTTTGCGCTGGGCATTGAGCGGCGGTGAAGACTACGAACTATGCTTTACTGTACCGGAGATAAACCGGGGTGCGCTGAAAGTTGCATTGAGTCACACGGGCGCAAATTACACCTGTATTGGGCAGATTGGGCCACAAGCGGAAGGGGTTAAATTCTTCCGTGAGGGTAAGGCGGTTGAGATGAATTTGCGTGGTTTTGATCATTTCTCAGCAGGTAGCCCTCATGGTAGGTAA
- the nusB gene encoding transcription antitermination factor NusB, translated as MKPAARRRARECAVQALYSWQLSKNDIADVELQFLSEQDVKDVDIAYFRELLSGVAVHAASLDALMAPVLSRQLEELGQVERAVLRIALFELSKRDDVPYKVAINEAIELAKTFGAADSHKFVNGVLDKVAPMVRKRK; from the coding sequence GTGAAACCTGCTGCTCGTCGTCGCGCTCGTGAGTGCGCTGTTCAAGCGCTTTACTCTTGGCAGTTGTCTAAAAACGACATCGCTGATGTTGAATTACAGTTCCTGTCTGAGCAGGATGTCAAAGATGTAGACATCGCCTATTTTCGCGAATTGCTGTCTGGGGTTGCCGTTCATGCCGCATCTCTGGATGCGCTAATGGCGCCTGTTCTTTCCCGCCAGCTCGAAGAATTAGGTCAGGTTGAAAGAGCGGTTCTGCGTATTGCGCTGTTTGAACTGAGCAAACGTGATGATGTCCCTTATAAAGTGGCAATCAATGAAGCGATCGAACTAGCCAAAACTTTCGGTGCTGCAGATAGCCATAAGTTCGTCAACGGAGTGCTGGATAAGGTGGCTCCGATGGTGCGTAAACGAAAATAA
- the ribH gene encoding 6,7-dimethyl-8-ribityllumazine synthase, with the protein MNVIEGVVATPNARVAIAIARFNNFINDSLLEGAIDALKRIGQVTDDNITVVWVPGAYELPLVANVLAKTNRYDAVIALGTVIRGGTAHFEYVAGEASSGLASVAMNSDIPVAFGVLTTESIEQAIERAGTKAGNKGAEAALTALEMINVIKAIKG; encoded by the coding sequence ATGAACGTTATCGAAGGTGTTGTTGCTACTCCTAATGCCCGCGTGGCGATTGCAATTGCGCGTTTTAACAACTTTATCAATGACAGCTTGCTGGAAGGTGCTATTGATGCCCTGAAGCGCATTGGCCAGGTAACGGACGACAACATCACTGTTGTTTGGGTTCCGGGTGCTTATGAGTTACCGCTGGTTGCTAATGTATTAGCAAAAACAAATCGTTACGATGCGGTAATTGCTCTGGGTACTGTTATCCGTGGGGGCACGGCGCACTTTGAATATGTTGCTGGTGAAGCGAGTTCTGGTCTGGCAAGTGTGGCCATGAACAGCGATATCCCGGTAGCCTTTGGTGTGCTGACCACAGAAAGTATTGAGCAGGCAATTGAGCGTGCGGGTACTAAAGCAGGTAATAAAGGTGCAGAAGCTGCCCTGACCGCGCTTGAAATGATTAATGTAATCAAAGCTATTAAAGGCTGA
- the ribD gene encoding bifunctional diaminohydroxyphosphoribosylaminopyrimidine deaminase/5-amino-6-(5-phosphoribosylamino)uracil reductase RibD, which yields MQPDEFYMARAFELARLGRFTTSPNPNVGCVVVRDGEIVGEGYHLRAGEPHAEVHALRMADEKARGATAYVTLEPCSHHGRTPPCADALLAAGVKRVVAAMQDPNPQVAGRGLYKLKQAGIEVQHGLMLAEAEATNLGFLKRMRTGFPYLQLKMAASLDGRTAMASGESQWITSPQARQDVQRFRAQSSAILSTSATVLADDPSLTMRWQELDAETQALYPQDTLRQPVRVIVDSHNRVTPEHKVIQQDGPCWLARVEADEQTWPGNVEQLLLPRHGNGVDLVLLMMQLGKRQINSVWVEAGPQFAGALLQAGVVDELILYIAPKLLGSDARGLCQLAGLTRLSDAPEFTFSDVRQVGPDLRLRLKPKY from the coding sequence ATGCAGCCCGATGAGTTTTATATGGCCCGTGCCTTTGAGTTGGCGCGGTTAGGGCGTTTTACCACGTCACCTAACCCGAATGTCGGGTGTGTGGTGGTGCGGGACGGCGAGATTGTTGGTGAAGGTTATCACCTGCGTGCCGGTGAGCCTCATGCCGAGGTGCATGCCCTGCGTATGGCGGATGAGAAAGCGCGTGGCGCTACTGCCTATGTCACCCTTGAGCCGTGCAGCCACCATGGGCGTACGCCACCCTGTGCTGATGCTTTGCTTGCCGCCGGTGTAAAACGCGTGGTAGCCGCGATGCAGGACCCTAATCCGCAAGTTGCCGGGCGTGGCTTATATAAACTGAAACAAGCGGGTATCGAGGTTCAACACGGTTTGATGCTGGCAGAGGCCGAAGCCACTAATCTGGGTTTCTTGAAGCGCATGCGCACCGGTTTTCCTTATCTACAACTGAAAATGGCAGCTTCCCTGGATGGCCGTACGGCGATGGCTTCGGGTGAAAGCCAGTGGATTACCTCGCCGCAGGCACGTCAGGATGTGCAGCGTTTTCGGGCGCAAAGCTCGGCCATCCTCAGTACCAGTGCCACAGTATTGGCCGATGATCCTTCGCTAACCATGCGCTGGCAGGAATTAGATGCTGAAACTCAAGCGCTCTATCCTCAAGATACGCTGCGCCAGCCAGTTCGAGTTATCGTCGATAGCCATAACCGCGTGACGCCAGAGCACAAGGTGATACAGCAAGATGGCCCATGCTGGTTAGCCCGGGTTGAGGCGGATGAGCAAACATGGCCTGGCAATGTCGAGCAATTGTTGCTGCCCCGACATGGCAATGGGGTGGATTTAGTCTTATTGATGATGCAATTGGGTAAGCGGCAAATTAATTCTGTTTGGGTTGAGGCGGGGCCGCAATTCGCGGGCGCTTTGTTGCAGGCCGGTGTGGTTGATGAATTAATTCTTTATATCGCACCAAAATTATTAGGCAGTGATGCCCGAGGATTATGCCAGTTAGCAGGGTTAACCCGCCTCTCAGATGCCCCAGAGTTTACATTTAGTGATGTGCGCCAGGTGGGGCCAGACTTGCGTCTGCGCTTGAAACCGAAGTATTGA
- the nrdR gene encoding transcriptional regulator NrdR, which yields MHCPFCAAVDTKVIDSRLVSDGSQVRRRRQCLDCNERFTTFEVAELVLPRVIKSDEVREPFNEEKLRRGMLKALEKRPVSSDDVETAISHIKSQLRATGEREVPTKMVGNLVMEALKRLDKVAYIRFASVYRSFEDIREFGEEIARLQD from the coding sequence ATGCATTGCCCTTTTTGTGCCGCTGTGGATACCAAAGTCATTGATTCCCGTCTGGTGAGCGATGGTTCGCAAGTGCGCCGTCGCCGCCAGTGTTTAGATTGTAATGAGCGCTTCACCACTTTCGAAGTGGCTGAACTGGTGTTGCCGCGCGTGATTAAAAGTGATGAGGTGCGCGAACCCTTTAATGAGGAAAAATTACGCCGCGGTATGCTGAAAGCACTAGAAAAACGCCCTGTCAGCTCTGATGATGTCGAAACGGCAATCAGTCATATTAAATCTCAGCTACGCGCCACTGGTGAGCGTGAAGTGCCCACCAAGATGGTGGGTAATTTGGTGATGGAAGCACTGAAACGCTTGGATAAAGTGGCGTATATCCGTTTTGCCTCGGTGTATCGCAGTTTCGAAGATATTCGCGAATTTGGCGAAGAAATTGCCCGCTTGCAGGACTAG
- the secF gene encoding protein translocase subunit SecF, whose protein sequence is MAQDYTVEQLNYGRKVYDFMRWDYVAFGISLLLLVASIVVMSTKGFNWGLDFTGGTVIEINLEKPADLDQLRDTLETAGFESPILQNFGSSRDVMIRMPPATGTAGQELGNKVISVINESVDKNASVKRIEFVGPSVGSDLAQAGGMALLVALLSILVYVGFRFEWRLALGAVIALAHDVVITMGILSLFHIEIDLTIVASLMSVIGYSLNDSIVVSDRIRENFRKIRRGTPYEIMNVSLTQTLSRTLMTSGTTLMVVLMLFIFGGAMLQGFSLTMLIGVSIGTVSSIYVASALALKLGMKREHMLQQKVEKEGADQPSILP, encoded by the coding sequence GTGGCACAGGATTATACTGTTGAACAACTGAACTATGGCCGTAAAGTCTATGACTTTATGCGCTGGGATTATGTTGCTTTCGGCATCTCACTGCTGTTGTTAGTGGCATCCATTGTGGTGATGTCCACTAAAGGGTTTAACTGGGGGTTAGATTTCACCGGTGGTACGGTGATTGAAATTAACCTGGAAAAACCTGCGGATCTGGATCAATTGCGCGATACGCTGGAAACGGCGGGTTTTGAATCGCCAATCCTGCAAAACTTTGGTAGCAGCCGTGATGTGATGATCCGTATGCCACCTGCAACCGGCACTGCCGGGCAGGAATTGGGTAACAAAGTCATCTCGGTTATCAATGAGTCAGTTGATAAGAATGCATCAGTGAAACGCATCGAATTTGTCGGGCCGAGCGTGGGCAGTGATTTAGCCCAGGCCGGCGGTATGGCATTGTTGGTCGCGTTGCTGAGTATTTTGGTTTATGTCGGTTTCCGTTTTGAGTGGCGTCTGGCGCTGGGGGCGGTTATCGCCTTGGCGCATGACGTGGTCATTACCATGGGGATCTTGTCGTTATTCCATATTGAGATTGACCTGACTATCGTCGCTTCATTGATGTCAGTTATCGGTTACTCACTTAACGACAGTATCGTGGTATCAGACCGTATTCGTGAGAACTTCCGCAAGATCCGCCGCGGTACGCCTTACGAAATCATGAACGTGTCTTTGACTCAAACTCTAAGCCGTACCCTTATGACTTCTGGGACTACGCTGATGGTGGTATTGATGCTGTTTATCTTTGGTGGTGCGATGCTGCAAGGCTTCTCACTGACGATGCTGATCGGTGTTTCCATCGGTACTGTTTCATCCATCTACGTTGCGTCTGCGCTGGCGTTGAAACTGGGTATGAAACGTGAGCATATGTTGCAGCAAAAAGTTGAGAAAGAAGGTGCAGACCAGCCTTCAATCCTACCTTAA
- the secD gene encoding protein translocase subunit SecD, which translates to MLNRYPLWKYLMLIVVIFIGLLYALPNLYGEDPAVQITGARGIAASETTLVQVRDVLEKDNIASKSIALENGAILARFRDPDVQLRAREALMEAMGDKYVIALNLAPATPSWLAKLGAEPMKLGLDLRGGVHFLMEVDMDTALGKLQEQTMDTLRSDLREKNIPYATVRKLDNYGVEVRFRDDKTRDDAISYLSSRHRDLVIGSNGSNTLKAVMSDDRLREAREYAVQQNITILRNRVNQLGVAEPLVQRQGSDRIVVELPGIQDTARAKEILGATATLEFRLVNSNVDATVAASGRVPGDSEVKNTREGRPVVLYKRVILTGDHITDSTSSTDEYNQAQVNISLDSAGGSVMSNFTKDNIGKPMATLFVEYKDSGKKDANGRAILVKQEEVINIANIQSRLGNSFRITGIDNPAEARQLSLLLRAGALIAPIQIVEERTIGPTLGSQNITQGLEACLWGLAVSILFMVIYYRKFGVIASTALLANLVLIVGVMSLLPGATLTMPGIAGIVLTLAVAVDANVLINERIKEEYRNGRTIQQAIHEGYKGAFSSIVDANVTTLITAIILYAVGTGSIKGFAITTAIGVITSMFTAIVGTRAIVNLLYGGKRINKLSI; encoded by the coding sequence GTGTTAAACCGTTATCCTTTGTGGAAGTATCTGATGCTGATCGTTGTGATCTTCATCGGTCTGCTATATGCACTTCCCAACCTTTATGGTGAGGATCCGGCTGTTCAAATCACTGGTGCGCGAGGAATCGCCGCCAGTGAAACAACGCTGGTCCAAGTCCGTGACGTTTTAGAAAAAGACAACATAGCGAGCAAGTCCATTGCGCTGGAAAACGGTGCAATCCTGGCTCGCTTTAGAGATCCCGACGTCCAGTTACGTGCCCGTGAGGCACTGATGGAAGCGATGGGCGACAAATACGTTATCGCGTTAAACCTGGCTCCAGCAACGCCTTCCTGGCTTGCTAAGTTAGGTGCCGAGCCGATGAAGCTTGGTCTTGACCTCCGTGGTGGTGTGCACTTCTTGATGGAAGTGGACATGGATACCGCGCTGGGCAAGCTGCAAGAGCAAACGATGGATACCTTGCGCAGCGATTTGCGTGAGAAAAATATCCCGTATGCCACTGTGCGTAAGCTAGATAACTATGGTGTTGAAGTGCGTTTCCGCGATGATAAAACCCGCGATGACGCTATCAGCTACCTTTCTTCCCGCCACCGTGACTTGGTGATTGGCTCCAATGGCAGCAATACCTTAAAAGCGGTGATGAGCGATGACCGTCTGCGGGAAGCGCGCGAATATGCCGTTCAACAAAACATTACGATTCTGCGTAACCGGGTTAACCAGTTAGGTGTAGCCGAACCCTTGGTTCAGCGCCAGGGTTCAGATCGTATTGTGGTTGAGTTACCCGGTATTCAGGATACAGCACGTGCTAAAGAAATTCTTGGTGCGACCGCGACTCTTGAATTCCGTCTGGTAAACAGCAATGTTGACGCCACTGTTGCAGCCTCCGGCCGTGTGCCGGGCGATTCCGAAGTTAAAAATACCCGTGAAGGCCGCCCGGTTGTCTTGTACAAGCGCGTCATCCTGACCGGTGATCATATTACCGATTCAACCTCCAGCACCGACGAATATAACCAAGCTCAGGTTAATATCTCGCTCGATAGCGCGGGTGGTTCTGTCATGTCTAATTTTACCAAGGACAATATCGGCAAGCCGATGGCGACTTTGTTTGTAGAATATAAAGACAGTGGTAAAAAAGATGCTAACGGCCGAGCGATTCTGGTTAAGCAGGAAGAAGTTATCAACATCGCGAACATTCAGTCGCGCTTAGGTAACAGTTTCCGCATTACCGGCATTGATAACCCGGCTGAAGCTCGTCAGCTTTCTCTGCTGCTGCGTGCGGGGGCATTGATTGCTCCAATCCAGATTGTAGAAGAGCGCACTATCGGGCCAACCTTGGGTTCTCAGAATATTACCCAAGGTCTGGAAGCCTGCTTGTGGGGCTTGGCGGTTTCTATCCTATTTATGGTGATTTACTACCGTAAGTTTGGTGTGATTGCCAGTACTGCACTGTTGGCTAACTTAGTGTTGATCGTGGGCGTGATGTCTCTGTTACCGGGGGCGACATTAACCATGCCGGGTATTGCCGGGATTGTATTGACGCTGGCGGTAGCGGTTGATGCTAACGTGCTGATTAATGAGCGAATAAAAGAAGAGTACAGGAACGGGCGGACGATCCAGCAAGCGATTCATGAAGGGTACAAAGGTGCCTTCTCGAGTATCGTCGATGCGAACGTAACGACACTGATCACTGCGATTATTCTATATGCTGTGGGTACCGGTTCGATTAAAGGCTTTGCCATTACAACGGCAATCGGTGTTATAACGTCAATGTTCACCGCAATAGTCGGTACTCGTGCCATCGTCAACCTGCTTTACGGCGGCAAGCGCATTAACAAGCTGTCTATTTGA
- the yajC gene encoding preprotein translocase subunit YajC, with protein sequence MSLFISDAVASAGAPAQSSPYSLVIMLVVFGLIFYFMILRPQQKRAKEHKKLMDSIGKGDEVLTTGGLLGRVTKVAETGYIVIALNDTTEVMIKRDFVAAVLPKGTMKAL encoded by the coding sequence ATGAGTCTTTTCATTTCCGATGCTGTCGCATCCGCTGGGGCTCCGGCTCAGAGCAGCCCGTACTCCCTGGTGATTATGCTGGTGGTATTTGGTCTGATTTTCTACTTCATGATCCTGCGTCCACAGCAAAAACGTGCCAAAGAACACAAAAAACTGATGGATTCTATCGGTAAAGGTGATGAAGTTTTAACCACGGGTGGTTTACTGGGTCGTGTTACTAAAGTTGCGGAAACGGGCTATATCGTCATCGCACTGAACGACACCACTGAAGTGATGATCAAACGTGACTTCGTTGCTGCCGTTTTACCGAAAGGTACAATGAAAGCTCTGTAA
- the tgt gene encoding tRNA guanosine(34) transglycosylase Tgt, with the protein MKYELQKTDGRARRGRLIFERGVVETPAFMPVGTYGTVKGMTPEEVAETGAQILLGNTFHLWLRPGQEIMKLHGDLHDFMQWHGPILTDSGGFQVFSLGAMRKIKEEGVTFQNPINGDKVFLSPEKSMEIQNDLGSDIVMIFDECTPYPADWDYAKRSMEMSLRWAARSRQRFDELNNKNALFGIIQGGVYEDLRDVSVKGLVDIGFDGYAVGGLAVGEPKEDMHRILEHVCPQIPEDKPRYLMGVGKPEDLVEGVRRGIDMFDCVMPTRNARNGHLFVTDGVVKIRNAKHKSDTATLDEHCDCYTCRNYSRAYLHHLDRCNEILGARLNTIHNLRYYQRLMAGLRQAIEEGKLENFVEDFYGRIGKPVPPLSPQVSV; encoded by the coding sequence GTGAAGTACGAATTACAAAAAACTGATGGGCGCGCCCGTCGTGGTCGTCTGATCTTTGAACGCGGTGTAGTAGAAACCCCGGCATTTATGCCTGTCGGCACCTACGGCACAGTAAAAGGGATGACGCCGGAAGAAGTTGCCGAAACCGGTGCGCAAATCTTGTTGGGGAACACTTTCCACTTGTGGTTGCGTCCGGGTCAGGAAATCATGAAGTTGCACGGCGACTTGCATGACTTTATGCAATGGCATGGCCCTATCCTGACAGACTCTGGCGGTTTTCAAGTGTTCAGCTTGGGTGCGATGCGCAAAATCAAAGAAGAAGGGGTGACATTCCAAAACCCTATCAACGGCGATAAAGTTTTTCTCAGCCCAGAAAAATCGATGGAAATCCAGAATGATCTCGGCTCTGATATCGTGATGATTTTCGACGAATGCACACCCTACCCAGCAGACTGGGATTATGCGAAGCGTTCGATGGAAATGTCATTGCGCTGGGCTGCCCGTAGTCGCCAACGCTTTGATGAACTGAACAATAAAAATGCATTGTTCGGTATTATTCAGGGCGGCGTTTACGAAGATTTACGTGATGTATCCGTAAAAGGGCTGGTAGATATCGGTTTTGATGGTTACGCTGTGGGCGGCCTGGCGGTTGGTGAGCCAAAAGAAGATATGCACCGCATTCTGGAGCATGTTTGCCCACAGATTCCGGAGGATAAACCCCGTTACCTGATGGGCGTGGGGAAACCTGAGGATTTGGTTGAAGGTGTACGTCGCGGTATCGACATGTTTGACTGTGTAATGCCAACGCGTAATGCCCGTAATGGTCATTTGTTTGTCACTGACGGAGTCGTAAAAATCCGTAATGCCAAACATAAGAGTGATACTGCAACGCTGGACGAGCATTGTGATTGTTATACTTGTCGCAATTATAGCCGTGCCTACTTGCATCATCTTGACCGTTGCAACGAAATACTGGGTGCGCGGCTGAATACCATTCATAACCTGCGTTACTACCAACGCTTAATGGCGGGTTTACGTCAGGCTATTGAAGAGGGTAAATTAGAGAACTTCGTTGAAGATTTCTATGGTCGGATAGGGAAACCTGTTCCGCCATTATCTCCACAAGTAAGCGTTTGA
- a CDS encoding autotransporter-associated beta strand repeat-containing protein: MTGSGFNLSNDGSIIGGSGGAGGNAFGGAGGRGGQGANNSGRSGDGGDGSSGGTAGNGAAGATAVTGSNFQLVNRGIINGGNGGRAGLATGGSAGDTDYAGAPLGTIGSVGQAGAEGTSGTYGAAGVGVVSTSSSTITTSNLIAGGLAGNGTTQANAIEFSGGNNTLTLESGYSFVGNVISSGGDTLALGGDTNGSFFVSSLAATSPPSWSGAVQYYGFNDYVKTGNSTWTLNGSTTEVTAWNINAGTLSVSNDSNLGAAEGGLTFNGGTLENTAAISTARDMLLKTTGTLQTNANLTATGLISGLGSLVKTGAATLTLTSNNTYSGGTTGSVVGNIINNITAVMH, encoded by the coding sequence ATGACAGGGAGTGGGTTCAACCTAAGCAATGACGGCTCAATCATCGGTGGGTCGGGCGGTGCCGGTGGTAACGCTTTCGGTGGTGCCGGTGGCCGAGGGGGACAGGGTGCAAACAATTCCGGTCGTTCCGGCGATGGTGGTGATGGAAGTTCTGGTGGGACTGCTGGGAACGGGGCTGCGGGTGCCACTGCCGTGACAGGGAGTAATTTTCAGTTGGTCAACCGGGGTATTATCAACGGTGGAAATGGAGGGAGAGCCGGTTTAGCGACCGGTGGATCAGCGGGTGATACAGACTATGCTGGCGCGCCCCTAGGCACTATAGGTTCAGTAGGACAGGCTGGGGCCGAGGGTACGTCAGGGACTTATGGTGCCGCCGGGGTCGGTGTTGTGTCTACTAGCTCAAGCACCATCACGACATCAAATCTTATCGCTGGAGGGCTGGCGGGCAATGGAACAACGCAGGCTAACGCGATTGAATTTTCCGGCGGAAATAATACGCTGACCCTTGAGTCCGGCTACAGTTTTGTTGGTAATGTCATTAGCAGTGGTGGGGACACGCTGGCGCTAGGAGGAGATACCAATGGCAGTTTCTTTGTCTCCAGCCTCGCGGCAACATCACCGCCCTCATGGTCAGGTGCCGTGCAATATTATGGTTTCAACGACTATGTAAAAACCGGTAACAGCACCTGGACACTTAACGGTTCAACCACGGAAGTCACAGCATGGAATATCAATGCCGGTACTCTGTCAGTATCGAATGATAGCAACCTCGGAGCAGCAGAGGGTGGGCTGACTTTCAATGGTGGCACCCTGGAAAATACCGCAGCAATAAGTACAGCACGAGACATGCTGCTGAAGACCACTGGAACACTTCAAACCAACGCTAATTTAACTGCGACGGGGCTAATTTCAGGCTTGGGCTCGCTGGTCAAAACAGGCGCAGCAACACTTACTCTCACTAGTAATAACACCTATTCCGGCGGCACCACTGGGTCAGTGGTCGGAAATATCATCAACAACATAACCGCAGTGATGCACTGA